The following are encoded together in the Pseudoxanthomonas sp. YR558 genome:
- a CDS encoding heavy metal translocating P-type ATPase: MDMSVARCHHCGEPVADGTTARIEGGHAFCCDGCAAAAAWIEDADLGSYYRLRSAAANRVQATRSDLDSWDRPELLEEHSRAIDGGREIVLLTDGMRCAACAWLIDRALAREAGVLDTTANAVTGRIRIGWDPARTTLSTLLERLAMLGYRPYLATGDAREQARLSERRRWLLRLGVAGLGSLQAMMLAEALYLDVNATMPLPTRDMFRWLTFLVSTPVVFYSGWPFLAGMARELRARHLGMDTLIAGSTLLAYFASLAETIRGGTHVWYDAAVMFVFLLLAARMLEQRARNVATAQVDALARAQPVFATRERADGTRESVPPSALRIGDTVCVAAGDGVPADGVLLDQDADFEEALLTGESRPVRRRVGDTVYAGTTCRERPARLRATATGTATRLSQLAELVDRAQGHRPPMAHLADRVGRHFVVSLLVLAVCVYAGWRMYQPERAFEVTLALLVISCPCALSLSVPAVLAAAHGALARCGVLATKPEALDTLARATDMVFDKTGTLSDGRPARVAVEVFNGVDADAATRIAAALEKDSGHPIASAFADVDRHAAAQAVVAHPGNGVEGEVDGRRWRFGRADWAAGRADDGGLWLGDGRHGVARFTLNERPREDAAAALDALRAQGLQLHLASGDSDGAVQRLAHALGIASPLARQSPEDKLARVRQLQQEGRIVAMVGDGLNDAPVLAGADVSIAMGEGAPLAQQAADLVATGPSLLRIADAVRVARLARKLVKQNLAWSAGYNLLAVPLAAAGLVTPWIAALGMAVSSLAVTVNALRLARDDRRLAA; this comes from the coding sequence ATGGACATGTCGGTCGCGCGGTGCCATCACTGTGGCGAACCCGTCGCCGACGGCACGACGGCGCGGATCGAAGGCGGCCATGCGTTCTGTTGCGACGGCTGTGCCGCCGCCGCCGCGTGGATCGAAGATGCCGATCTCGGCAGCTACTACCGCTTGCGCAGCGCAGCCGCCAACCGCGTGCAGGCCACCCGCAGCGACCTGGACAGCTGGGACCGGCCCGAACTGCTCGAGGAACACAGCCGCGCGATCGACGGCGGCCGCGAGATCGTGCTGCTCACCGACGGCATGCGCTGCGCCGCCTGCGCCTGGCTGATCGACCGCGCCCTCGCCCGCGAAGCCGGCGTGCTCGACACCACCGCGAACGCCGTCACCGGGCGCATCCGGATCGGTTGGGATCCTGCGCGCACGACGTTGTCCACGCTGCTCGAGCGTCTGGCGATGCTTGGCTACCGGCCCTACCTCGCCACGGGCGATGCGCGCGAACAGGCGCGCCTGTCCGAACGCCGGCGCTGGCTGTTGCGTCTGGGCGTCGCCGGCCTGGGTTCGCTGCAGGCGATGATGCTGGCCGAGGCGTTGTACCTGGACGTCAATGCGACGATGCCGCTGCCCACGCGCGACATGTTCCGCTGGCTGACCTTCCTGGTCAGCACGCCGGTGGTGTTCTACAGCGGCTGGCCGTTCCTCGCCGGCATGGCGCGCGAACTGCGCGCCCGCCACCTCGGCATGGACACGCTGATCGCCGGCTCCACGCTGCTGGCCTACTTCGCCAGCCTGGCGGAAACGATCCGCGGCGGCACCCATGTCTGGTACGACGCGGCGGTGATGTTCGTCTTCCTGCTGCTGGCCGCGCGCATGCTGGAACAGCGCGCGCGCAACGTCGCTACCGCGCAGGTAGACGCGCTGGCGCGGGCGCAGCCGGTCTTCGCCACCCGCGAACGCGCGGACGGCACGCGCGAATCCGTACCGCCTTCCGCATTGCGCATCGGCGACACCGTCTGCGTGGCCGCCGGCGACGGCGTACCGGCCGACGGCGTGCTGCTGGACCAGGACGCGGACTTCGAAGAAGCGCTGCTGACCGGCGAATCGCGCCCGGTGCGACGACGCGTCGGCGACACCGTGTATGCGGGCACCACCTGCCGCGAGCGTCCCGCCCGGTTGCGCGCCACCGCCACCGGCACCGCCACGCGGTTGTCGCAGCTCGCCGAGCTGGTGGATCGCGCGCAGGGGCATCGTCCCCCGATGGCGCACCTGGCCGACCGCGTCGGCCGCCATTTCGTGGTCAGCCTGTTGGTGCTCGCCGTGTGCGTCTACGCGGGCTGGCGCATGTACCAGCCCGAGCGCGCGTTCGAAGTCACGCTGGCGCTGCTCGTGATCAGCTGCCCCTGCGCCCTGTCGCTGTCGGTGCCGGCCGTACTGGCCGCGGCGCATGGTGCGCTGGCGCGCTGCGGCGTGCTGGCGACAAAGCCTGAGGCGCTCGACACGCTGGCGCGCGCCACCGACATGGTGTTCGACAAGACCGGGACCCTCAGCGATGGTCGCCCGGCGCGCGTGGCGGTCGAAGTCTTCAACGGCGTGGATGCCGATGCGGCAACCCGTATCGCCGCGGCACTCGAGAAGGACAGCGGCCACCCGATCGCGTCGGCGTTCGCGGATGTCGACCGCCACGCGGCGGCACAGGCGGTCGTCGCGCATCCGGGAAACGGTGTGGAAGGCGAGGTGGATGGCCGTCGCTGGCGCTTCGGCCGGGCCGACTGGGCGGCGGGACGCGCGGACGACGGCGGGCTCTGGCTGGGCGATGGCAGGCACGGCGTGGCGCGCTTCACCTTGAACGAACGTCCCCGCGAGGACGCAGCCGCCGCCCTCGACGCATTGCGCGCGCAGGGCTTGCAGCTGCACCTGGCCAGCGGCGACAGTGACGGTGCCGTGCAGCGCCTGGCGCATGCGCTCGGCATCGCGTCGCCGCTCGCGCGCCAGTCGCCTGAGGACAAGCTGGCGCGCGTGCGCCAGCTGCAACAGGAAGGGCGCATCGTCGCGATGGTCGGCGACGGCCTCAACGACGCGCCGGTGCTGGCGGGCGCGGATGTGTCCATCGCGATGGGCGAAGGCGCACCGCTCGCGCAACAGGCGGCGGACCTCGTCGCCACCGGCCCCTCGCTGCTGCGCATCGCCGACGCGGTGCGCGTGGCGCGCCTGGCGCGCAAGCTGGTGAAGCAGAATCTGGCTTGGTCGGCCGGCTACAACCTGCTCGCCGTGCCCCTGGCGGCGGCCGGCCTGGTCACGCCGTGGATCGCTGCACTCGGCATGGCGGTATCCTCGCTGGCAGTGACCGTCAATGCGCTGCGCTTGGCGCGCGACGACCGGAGACTCGCCGCATGA
- a CDS encoding TfoX/Sxy family protein, with the protein MTGTKLRNIGPKSAAWLRQVGLRTQEDLESVGAVEAFIRVKRAGFRPSLNLLYALEGALLDCHWQQLPEARRGELLVAYDAAAALLPPPRGRPAAGPVTTTHTEQEEDTGPSLNLFDSRGDD; encoded by the coding sequence ATGACAGGCACCAAGCTGCGCAACATCGGCCCCAAGTCCGCCGCCTGGCTCCGCCAGGTCGGCCTGCGCACGCAGGAGGACCTGGAGTCGGTCGGCGCGGTCGAGGCCTTCATCCGGGTCAAGCGTGCGGGGTTCCGCCCCAGCCTCAACCTGCTGTACGCGCTGGAAGGCGCGCTGCTGGATTGCCACTGGCAGCAGTTGCCGGAAGCACGCCGCGGCGAACTGCTGGTGGCCTACGACGCGGCCGCGGCCCTGCTGCCGCCGCCACGTGGCCGCCCCGCGGCTGGCCCGGTGACGACGACCCACACCGAGCAGGAAGAAGACACGGGCCCGTCCCTGAACCTGTTTGACTCGCGCGGCGACGACTGA
- a CDS encoding GAF domain-containing protein, producing the protein MSFASQTLTGSKPEQYAQLVEQARALLAGEPDRIANAANLAALVYHALPDFNWVGFYFFDGRELVVGPFQGLPACVRIPLDKGVCGAAARTRQTQRVDDVDAFPGHIACDSASRSELVVPLVKGGELVGVLDLDSPRLARFDADDQEGMERIAAIFLDSLT; encoded by the coding sequence ATGTCATTCGCCTCCCAAACGCTCACCGGCAGCAAGCCGGAACAATACGCGCAGCTGGTCGAACAGGCGCGCGCCCTGCTGGCCGGCGAACCGGACCGGATCGCCAATGCCGCCAACCTGGCCGCGCTGGTCTACCACGCCCTTCCGGACTTCAACTGGGTGGGCTTTTACTTCTTCGATGGCCGGGAATTGGTGGTCGGTCCGTTCCAAGGCTTACCAGCCTGCGTGCGGATCCCGTTGGACAAGGGGGTCTGCGGAGCCGCCGCACGCACCCGCCAGACCCAGCGCGTGGACGATGTGGACGCCTTCCCGGGCCACATCGCCTGCGATTCCGCATCGCGCTCGGAATTGGTGGTCCCGCTGGTGAAAGGGGGCGAACTCGTCGGCGTGCTCGACCTGGACAGCCCTCGCCTGGCCCGGTTCGATGCGGACGACCAGGAAGGCATGGAACGCATCGCCGCCATTTTCCTGGATTCACTGACATGA
- the queD gene encoding 6-carboxytetrahydropterin synthase QueD, which produces MDIFKVFTVEAAHRLPHVPDGHKCARLHGHSFRIELHLSGPIDPRAGWVMDFADVKAAFKPIYDRLDHHYLNDIPGLDNPTSEQLATWIWDQTKPALPLLSAVVVHETCTSGCRYTGP; this is translated from the coding sequence ATGGACATCTTCAAGGTCTTCACCGTCGAAGCCGCACACCGCCTGCCGCACGTACCGGACGGCCACAAGTGCGCGCGCCTGCATGGCCATTCGTTCCGCATCGAGCTGCACCTGTCCGGGCCGATCGACCCGCGCGCCGGCTGGGTGATGGACTTCGCTGACGTGAAGGCGGCCTTCAAGCCGATCTACGACCGGCTGGACCATCACTACCTCAACGACATCCCGGGCTTGGACAACCCCACCAGCGAGCAGCTGGCCACGTGGATCTGGGACCAGACCAAGCCGGCGCTGCCGCTGCTGAGCGCCGTCGTGGTGCATGAAACCTGCACCTCCGGCTGCCGCTATACCGGCCCCTGA
- a CDS encoding phasin family protein yields MTTQFNESFSQFTHQFAAAAARANRLALESAETVFGVQLKTFEKNVDATTAFFGELAETRDLDGYKNLWPKGLQVAKDNAERVVAASQEVFGLSLKTGEAFGQLVKTQFETATDNVQASVAKATKAAKAK; encoded by the coding sequence ATGACCACGCAATTCAACGAAAGCTTCAGCCAGTTCACGCACCAGTTCGCGGCCGCTGCGGCCCGTGCGAACCGCCTGGCCCTGGAAAGCGCCGAGACGGTGTTCGGCGTGCAGCTGAAGACCTTCGAAAAGAACGTCGACGCCACCACCGCCTTCTTTGGCGAGCTGGCCGAGACCCGTGACCTCGACGGTTACAAGAACCTGTGGCCGAAGGGCCTGCAGGTCGCCAAGGACAACGCCGAGCGCGTCGTCGCCGCCAGCCAGGAAGTGTTCGGCCTGAGCCTGAAGACCGGCGAAGCCTTTGGCCAGCTGGTGAAGACCCAGTTCGAAACCGCGACCGACAACGTCCAGGCCTCCGTGGCCAAGGCGACCAAGGCCGCGAAGGCCAAGTAA
- a CDS encoding sulfite exporter TauE/SafE family protein: MGPDVPVLLAALLAGLVGSTHCAVMCGGIATGFSAMAARQGWREALQLNLGRVGGYALAGALVGAFGGGLLSLARHDTAVLAMRIGVGLALVVLALRLLDQRGRLDVLARPGAKIWQVLRPLHARVLPADTLPRRLAAGALWGWLPCGLSLSLLTVAWLQANARDAALTMAAFGLGTLPMMVTLTWSGARLGRRWQQPAFRRVAAGFVLAAGVLTIASPWLMQHPALHGILAALGCQPLPA, translated from the coding sequence ATGGGGCCTGATGTTCCCGTCCTGCTCGCCGCGCTGCTCGCGGGGCTGGTGGGCAGCACGCACTGCGCGGTGATGTGCGGTGGCATCGCCACCGGGTTCTCGGCGATGGCGGCCCGCCAGGGCTGGCGCGAGGCGCTGCAGTTGAACCTGGGCCGCGTGGGCGGTTACGCGCTGGCCGGTGCACTGGTCGGCGCGTTCGGCGGCGGCTTGTTGTCGTTGGCGCGCCATGACACCGCCGTACTGGCGATGCGCATCGGGGTGGGCCTCGCGCTGGTGGTGCTGGCGCTGCGCTTGCTCGACCAGCGCGGGCGACTCGATGTCCTCGCACGTCCCGGCGCGAAGATCTGGCAGGTGTTGCGGCCGCTGCATGCGCGCGTGCTGCCTGCGGATACGCTGCCACGTCGCCTCGCCGCGGGTGCGCTGTGGGGCTGGCTGCCGTGCGGACTGAGCCTCAGCCTGCTGACGGTCGCGTGGCTGCAGGCGAATGCGCGCGATGCCGCGTTGACGATGGCGGCCTTCGGCCTCGGCACGCTGCCGATGATGGTGACGCTGACATGGTCCGGTGCACGCCTCGGCCGACGTTGGCAGCAACCGGCCTTCCGTCGCGTCGCCGCGGGCTTCGTGCTCGCCGCGGGCGTGCTGACCATCGCCTCGCCGTGGCTGATGCAGCATCCCGCGCTGCACGGCATCCTCGCCGCACTGGGCTGCCAGCCCTTGCCGGCATGA
- a CDS encoding TMEM175 family protein produces the protein MSAGDDEASWRGHGVTRLEAFVDAAFAFAVTLLVISVDRIPDSIGALLQALKNVPAFAASFAMVAMFWYAHVRWSRRYRLGSVPATLLSLLLVFLVLVYVYPLRLLLGTFFAWITGGWLPMPLNDANGARPLAFMFTFYGLAFASMSACIGGLYALAWRARARQGLDGEAAANAAGEFASHAYFVLVGLLSVLIASLLTEDSRSWQVALPGSVYFLLSFTGLLHVAGQRWGARRWPARAED, from the coding sequence ATGAGCGCAGGTGACGACGAGGCCAGCTGGCGCGGCCATGGGGTGACGAGGCTTGAGGCGTTCGTGGATGCGGCCTTCGCATTCGCGGTCACGCTGCTGGTGATCTCGGTGGATCGCATCCCGGACAGCATCGGCGCGCTGCTGCAGGCGCTGAAGAACGTGCCGGCGTTCGCTGCCAGCTTCGCGATGGTGGCGATGTTCTGGTACGCGCACGTGCGCTGGAGCCGGCGCTACCGCCTCGGTAGCGTGCCGGCCACCTTGCTCAGCCTGCTGCTGGTGTTCCTGGTGCTGGTCTACGTATATCCGCTGCGCCTGCTGCTGGGCACCTTCTTCGCGTGGATCACCGGCGGCTGGCTGCCGATGCCGCTGAACGACGCCAACGGGGCGCGTCCGCTCGCCTTCATGTTCACCTTTTACGGATTGGCGTTCGCGTCGATGTCGGCGTGCATCGGCGGCTTGTACGCGTTGGCCTGGCGCGCGCGCGCGCGCCAGGGACTGGATGGCGAGGCCGCCGCCAACGCCGCGGGCGAGTTCGCCTCGCATGCGTATTTCGTCCTGGTCGGGCTGCTGTCGGTGCTGATCGCCAGCCTGCTGACCGAAGACTCGCGCTCGTGGCAGGTCGCGCTGCCAGGCAGCGTGTACTTCCTGCTCTCGTTCACCGGCCTGCTCCACGTGGCGGGACAGCGCTGGGGCGCACGCCGCTGGCCGGCGCGCGCGGAGGATTGA
- the bioD gene encoding dethiobiotin synthase: MDRLFVTGTDTGVGKTVASAALLHAFRARGLRAVGMKPVASGCERTPEGWRNEDALALQAASDPVPPYEDVNPYALPAPLAPEIAARDAGVDVQLGVLVSAFERLHPLADMVLVEGVGGWAAPLTATLDQRHLVEQLRLPVVLVVGMRLGCINHARLSARAIQDDGARLVGWIANEVDPDMARRDENFALLSARMPVPCWGRLPHAPGAQAQALAASLALP, translated from the coding sequence ATGGACAGGCTGTTCGTCACCGGCACCGATACCGGCGTGGGCAAGACCGTCGCCAGCGCCGCGCTGCTGCATGCGTTCCGTGCGCGTGGCCTGCGTGCGGTGGGCATGAAGCCAGTCGCCAGCGGCTGCGAACGCACCCCCGAAGGCTGGCGCAATGAAGATGCGCTGGCGCTGCAGGCGGCCAGCGATCCAGTACCGCCGTACGAGGACGTCAATCCCTATGCCTTGCCCGCGCCGCTGGCACCGGAGATCGCCGCACGCGATGCCGGCGTGGACGTGCAACTGGGTGTGCTGGTGTCCGCGTTCGAACGGCTGCATCCGCTGGCCGACATGGTGCTGGTGGAAGGTGTCGGCGGTTGGGCCGCACCGCTGACCGCCACGCTCGACCAGCGGCACCTGGTCGAACAGCTACGCCTGCCGGTGGTGCTGGTGGTCGGCATGCGCCTGGGTTGCATCAACCATGCGCGGCTCAGCGCGCGCGCGATCCAGGACGACGGCGCGCGGCTGGTGGGTTGGATCGCGAACGAAGTAGACCCCGACATGGCGCGCCGCGATGAAAACTTCGCCCTGCTGTCGGCGCGCATGCCCGTGCCGTGCTGGGGACGGTTGCCGCATGCCCCGGGCGCGCAGGCCCAGGCGCTGGCGGCGTCCCTCGCGTTGCCCTGA
- the ccoS gene encoding cbb3-type cytochrome oxidase assembly protein CcoS, whose product MNILLMLLPISLLLLGLAIAAFAWAVRKGQFDDLDTPALDILDDAPPRPVAPAVPSPREGDDGA is encoded by the coding sequence ATGAACATCCTGCTGATGCTGTTGCCGATCAGCCTGCTCCTGTTGGGGCTGGCCATCGCCGCGTTCGCCTGGGCCGTGCGCAAGGGCCAGTTCGACGACCTCGATACGCCGGCGCTCGACATCCTCGACGACGCACCGCCACGCCCGGTCGCGCCCGCTGTTCCATCCCCGCGCGAAGGCGACGATGGGGCCTGA
- a CDS encoding Crp/Fnr family transcriptional regulator → MSLRILRQNDAPVPGSGTGDAVVCQAARGCSGCLVRHLAVCAALPVQKAQVMESLADDVRLVAGEALVREGEPRRGVFTVTKGALRRIRLLPDGRRLVAGFLMPGDFIGFSGTSHYRHTIESITDSTLCEFSMADMRSLCNDHPELERELLERACVELDATRSNLMSLARLNPMERLAGFLVDMAQRRRRQGQDDTEVILPMTRTDIADYLGLTVETVSRSFTRLRQEGSIATDDPHHVRLLNRARLDALAEARA, encoded by the coding sequence ATGAGCCTTCGCATCCTCCGCCAGAACGACGCCCCGGTGCCCGGTTCAGGGACCGGCGACGCCGTGGTCTGCCAGGCCGCGCGCGGCTGCAGCGGCTGCCTGGTCCGGCATCTGGCTGTCTGTGCGGCGCTGCCGGTGCAGAAGGCCCAGGTCATGGAATCGCTGGCCGATGACGTCCGCCTGGTGGCCGGCGAGGCGCTGGTGCGCGAAGGCGAACCCCGCCGTGGCGTGTTCACGGTGACCAAGGGCGCCCTGCGCCGGATCCGCCTGCTGCCGGATGGTCGTCGCCTGGTCGCCGGCTTCCTGATGCCGGGCGATTTCATTGGTTTCAGTGGCACCTCGCACTACCGGCACACCATCGAGTCGATCACCGACAGTACCCTGTGCGAGTTCTCGATGGCCGACATGCGCAGCCTGTGCAACGACCATCCCGAACTCGAGCGCGAACTGCTCGAGCGGGCCTGCGTGGAACTGGACGCCACCCGCAGCAATCTGATGTCGCTCGCGCGCCTGAACCCGATGGAGCGGTTGGCCGGCTTCCTCGTCGACATGGCACAGCGCCGCCGCCGCCAGGGCCAGGACGACACCGAAGTGATCCTGCCGATGACGCGCACCGACATCGCGGACTACCTGGGCCTGACCGTGGAAACCGTCAGCCGCAGCTTCACCCGCCTGCGCCAGGAAGGCAGCATCGCCACCGACGATCCGCACCATGTACGCCTGCTCAACCGCGCGCGCCTGGACGCCTTGGCCGAAGCACGGGCCTGA
- the cydC gene encoding thiol reductant ABC exporter subunit CydC has translation MSAQEPRLRDVLRVHRRLATLAVVLLLLTLLAGTALLAVSGHFLTAAALAGVGALGFNFFGPSAGIRALTFVRILSRYAEKLVGHDATLRIARDLRVWFFRRALPRAPLGLGHHRVGELVTRLLADIEAVDGRLVRAVGPLLAVLALCALAVGIAASILPSAGGVLLVVLLLLGVAAPWWSVRRAAALEDARADARMRLRAGVQEGIEGQVDLAAMEATSAWLQALDARGRDVAHWDGLRRRRLADATLLQALVAACGLPAMLWLLLSAVDAGRLDAALAGGLFFMTVAVLEACSAIAPAWQAWHAAAIAARRLEEVVEAPGTHVGVGTQRAAAHGALVLHEVTFAWPGTSRHVLDHATLRVEPGEHVLIAGDSGAGKSSLVALVLGLCEPQNGEVSFGGIDLRALASADWHARIAWLPQDAPVFSGTVRENLRLGDPHADDARMWSVLTQVHLDTHVRGLTDGLDAWVGENGATLSVGQARRLALARALLRDAPLLLLDEPTEGLDQDTADALMRDFADAAHGRSALIISHAVLPDGVADARYRLQDGKLLREAGPL, from the coding sequence TTGAGCGCACAGGAGCCTCGCCTGCGTGATGTCCTTCGCGTCCATCGCCGTCTGGCGACGTTGGCCGTGGTCCTGCTGCTGCTGACGTTGCTGGCGGGCACTGCATTGCTTGCGGTCTCGGGGCATTTCCTGACCGCCGCTGCGTTGGCAGGTGTCGGCGCGCTCGGCTTCAACTTCTTCGGTCCGTCCGCCGGCATCCGCGCGCTGACCTTCGTGCGCATCCTGTCGCGGTATGCGGAAAAGCTGGTGGGCCACGACGCCACGTTGCGCATCGCGCGCGACCTGCGGGTGTGGTTCTTCCGACGCGCATTGCCGCGGGCGCCGCTGGGGCTCGGCCACCATCGCGTCGGCGAGCTGGTCACGCGATTGCTGGCCGACATCGAGGCGGTGGACGGACGGCTCGTCCGCGCCGTCGGCCCCCTGCTCGCCGTGCTGGCGCTGTGCGCGCTGGCGGTAGGCATCGCAGCAAGCATCCTTCCCTCGGCAGGTGGTGTGTTGCTGGTGGTGCTGTTGCTGCTCGGCGTGGCGGCGCCCTGGTGGTCGGTCCGTCGCGCGGCCGCACTCGAAGATGCCCGCGCCGACGCGCGCATGCGACTGCGGGCCGGCGTGCAGGAAGGCATCGAGGGCCAGGTGGATCTCGCAGCGATGGAGGCGACATCGGCTTGGCTGCAAGCGCTGGACGCGCGCGGTCGCGATGTCGCGCACTGGGACGGCCTGCGCCGTCGCCGGCTCGCCGATGCCACGCTGCTGCAGGCGCTGGTGGCCGCATGCGGGCTGCCCGCGATGTTGTGGTTGCTGCTGTCGGCGGTAGACGCGGGACGGCTCGATGCCGCGCTCGCCGGCGGCCTGTTCTTCATGACGGTCGCGGTCCTCGAGGCCTGCAGCGCCATCGCGCCCGCCTGGCAGGCATGGCATGCAGCCGCCATCGCCGCGCGACGACTGGAAGAGGTGGTCGAAGCACCGGGAACGCACGTCGGTGTCGGCACGCAACGGGCTGCGGCACACGGCGCGCTCGTGCTGCACGAGGTGACGTTCGCCTGGCCGGGCACGTCGCGCCACGTACTCGACCACGCGACCTTGCGCGTCGAACCCGGCGAGCACGTGCTCATCGCCGGCGACAGCGGCGCGGGGAAATCGTCGCTCGTGGCGCTGGTGCTCGGGCTGTGCGAACCGCAGAACGGCGAGGTCTCGTTCGGCGGCATCGACCTGCGCGCGCTGGCATCCGCGGACTGGCATGCGCGCATCGCATGGCTGCCGCAGGACGCGCCAGTGTTCTCGGGCACCGTGCGCGAGAACCTCCGGCTCGGTGATCCGCACGCCGACGACGCGCGCATGTGGTCCGTCCTCACCCAGGTGCATCTGGATACGCACGTCCGCGGCCTGACCGATGGACTCGACGCGTGGGTCGGCGAGAACGGGGCCACGCTGTCCGTCGGACAGGCGCGCCGGCTGGCGCTGGCGCGCGCGCTGTTGCGTGACGCGCCGCTACTGCTGCTCGATGAACCCACCGAAGGCCTGGACCAGGACACCGCCGACGCGCTGATGCGCGATTTCGCGGATGCCGCGCATGGACGCAGCGCGCTGATCATCAGCCATGCCGTGTTACCGGACGGCGTGGCGGATGCACGCTACAGGTTGCAGGACGGGAAGCTGCTCAGGGAGGCCGGACCCTTGTAG
- the cydD gene encoding thiol reductant ABC exporter subunit CydD, with product MTGTATDQAPAAALRLKALGRDAALPLRGASTCAVLAGVLLVPQAALIALCIQRVFVAGESVAAQSPLLAALLAVLVARALLAWAGRRWADQAVERIRIALRTHLARAVVSRGPAWTRTQQSGALAEHLGTHVDAVEGYYGGFVPVRAEVVGVPLAILLAVFAVDRTVGLILLLTMPLVPVFMMLVGWGAEAASRRQLQALARMGGHFADRLRGLGLIRVYGQGEAELQGIRAAAEELRVRSLRVLRIAFLSSAVLEFFASLSVAMIALYLGLSYLGMLDLRSAPLTLGAGVFCLLLAPEFYAPLRRLATHYHDRAGARATMEELATLLDTPAHSSSKPIPPLNAPLAPLVVARGVTVRHAGATRDAVQAADIALHRGQRVALIGPSGGGKSTLLDVLADLMPPTAGELIHTNGLRIGYAPQRPFLFAGSLRDNLRMARPEASDEELRAAADAAQVLRFADRLPDGLDTVIGERGFGLSGGEARRVALARVFLRSPDVLLLDEPTAFLDPDTEAAVLQAIVRFAEGRCVVMATHSAAAMAAMTTVWHLRDGRLSTTEDGA from the coding sequence ATGACGGGGACTGCCACCGATCAGGCGCCGGCCGCCGCGCTGCGGCTGAAAGCGCTGGGCCGCGACGCCGCGCTGCCCTTGCGCGGCGCCAGCACCTGCGCCGTGCTGGCCGGCGTACTGCTGGTACCGCAGGCGGCCTTGATCGCCCTGTGCATCCAGCGCGTCTTCGTCGCCGGCGAATCGGTGGCGGCGCAGTCGCCGTTGCTCGCCGCGTTGCTCGCCGTGCTCGTCGCGCGCGCGCTGCTCGCCTGGGCAGGGCGGCGCTGGGCAGACCAGGCGGTGGAACGCATCCGCATCGCCCTGCGCACCCACCTCGCACGCGCCGTGGTGTCGCGCGGTCCGGCGTGGACGCGCACGCAGCAGAGCGGTGCGCTGGCCGAACACCTGGGCACGCACGTCGATGCCGTCGAGGGCTACTACGGCGGCTTCGTCCCGGTGCGGGCGGAAGTCGTCGGCGTTCCGCTGGCCATCCTGCTGGCCGTGTTCGCGGTGGATCGCACCGTCGGCCTGATCCTGCTGCTGACGATGCCGCTGGTGCCGGTCTTCATGATGCTGGTCGGTTGGGGCGCCGAAGCCGCCAGCCGTCGCCAGTTACAGGCATTGGCGCGGATGGGCGGCCACTTCGCCGACCGCCTGCGCGGGCTGGGGCTGATCCGCGTCTACGGGCAAGGCGAGGCGGAGCTGCAAGGTATCCGCGCGGCCGCCGAGGAATTGCGCGTGCGCAGCCTGCGCGTGCTGCGCATCGCCTTCCTGTCGTCGGCGGTGCTGGAATTCTTCGCCTCGCTCAGCGTAGCGATGATCGCGCTGTACCTGGGCCTGAGCTATCTCGGCATGCTCGACCTGCGCAGCGCGCCGCTCACGCTCGGCGCGGGCGTGTTCTGCCTGCTGCTCGCGCCGGAGTTCTACGCGCCGTTGCGCCGGCTCGCCACGCATTACCACGACCGCGCCGGTGCGCGCGCGACCATGGAGGAGCTCGCGACCCTGCTCGATACGCCGGCGCATTCGTCTTCCAAACCGATCCCGCCGCTCAACGCTCCTTTAGCACCGCTCGTCGTGGCACGCGGCGTGACGGTGCGGCACGCCGGTGCAACGCGCGATGCCGTGCAAGCCGCTGACATTGCCTTGCACCGCGGGCAGCGCGTGGCACTCATCGGCCCCAGCGGTGGCGGCAAGAGCACCTTGCTCGATGTCCTCGCGGATCTCATGCCGCCGACCGCAGGCGAGCTGATCCACACGAATGGCCTGCGCATCGGTTACGCGCCGCAGCGCCCGTTCCTGTTCGCCGGCAGCCTGCGCGACAACCTGCGGATGGCCAGGCCTGAGGCGAGCGACGAGGAACTGCGCGCCGCTGCGGATGCCGCCCAGGTGCTGCGCTTCGCCGACCGGCTGCCGGACGGACTGGACACCGTGATCGGCGAGCGTGGATTCGGATTGTCGGGAGGCGAAGCGAGGCGCGTGGCGTTGGCACGCGTGTTCCTTCGCTCACCGGACGTGCTGCTGCTCGACGAGCCCACCGCTTTCCTCGACCCGGACACCGAAGCGGCCGTGTTGCAGGCGATCGTGCGCTTCGCGGAAGGTCGCTGCGTGGTGATGGCGACGCACAGCGCGGCCGCGATGGCAGCCATGACGACGGTATGGCACTTGCGCGATGGCCGATTGAGCACGACGGAGGACGGCGCTTGA